The Neodiprion fabricii isolate iyNeoFabr1 chromosome 4, iyNeoFabr1.1, whole genome shotgun sequence genome window below encodes:
- the LOC124179721 gene encoding molybdenum cofactor sulfurase, with amino-acid sequence MAEENREKCYVQVYDRETVEYLKTEFDRLKDNCYLDHAGATLYSKTQIKNVADDLSSNLYGNPHSLGSASKLTLDIIDQIRFRILDHFHTSCDEYSVIFTSSATASLKLVSESFAFSKYDEIQGGGCGKFVYLQDNHTSVLGMREAVAERGAEVFCLGHEEAFKIFHGERSRRTEPEVETRKLNSLFVYPAQCNFSGLKYPLEWVKITTEENALDYLVHDRRSEWFTMLDAASYVATNDLDLAKFKPDFVCLSFYKIFGYPTGIGALLVRNSSAGVLRKVYYGGGTVEISLSSDMFHSKRPVLHERFEDGTLPFLSIASLRHGFEVLEKIPMQKISQHVFGLAKCLHDSLLVMHHSNGSPIAKLYSDTAYEDARTQGGVVTFNLLRPNGETVGFVEFLNMSNLHKIHVRTGCFCNPGACQRHLKLSNEELKEHFSAGHVCGDERDLVKGKPTGGIRVSFGYMSTMSEVTSLIELVKKCFLHGPEVEKVPDWWGAHRMKVRIRHGDVSSTSDLATIRPSSDQHDLDEGYFENVVRNGDGISTDARIVLKEDGEEEEDGRDEKGAKCKLRRLYIYPVKSCAAYEIPESWVIGNRGLNYDREWMITTASGVCLTQKQEVKLCLIRPVIRRTDNVLELNYPGMPSIKVPLKIAVNDPRPAGAVCRSKICGHRVEGTDCGSDVSEWLSLSLGRPGLRLVKQNSEAKVKNGPDISFSSQAQYLLINQASIRWLAEKITPDSECDKDTILDRFRGNIVVDGCEPFDEMKWTSIKIGKTMFRVDGQCTRCQMICVDQNTGKKTVEPLRTLAEEFHGKMRFGIYLSRECDGNEVIRIGDQIAYQ; translated from the exons ATGGCTGaagaaaatcgtgaaaaatgttaCGTCCAAGTTTACGATCGGGAGACGGTAGAATATTTGAAGACCGAATTCGACCGGCTCAAAG ATAACTGCTACCTCGATCATGCCGGCGCTACTCTCTACTCCAAAACCCAAATCAAAAACGTCGCCGACGATCTCTCCTCCAACCTTTATGGAAATCCACACTCACTTGGATCCGCCAGCAAACTGACCCTGGACATTATTGACCAGATCAGATTCAG GATCCTGGATCACTTTCACACGAGCTGTGACGAGTACAGCGTGATATTCACATCGAGCGCAACAGCGTCGTTGAAGCTCGTGTCCGAGAGTTTCGCGTTTTCTAAATACGACGAGATCCAAGGCGGAGGATGCGGAAAGTTCGTGTACCTGCAGGATAATCACACTTCCGTTTTGGGAATGAGGGAAGCGGTGGCGGAGAGAGGAGCGGAGGTTTTCTGCCTAGGGCACGAGGAGGcctttaaaatatttcacggtGAAAGGAGTCGGAGGACAGAGCCGGAGGTGGAGACCCGGAAGTTAAACTCCCTCTTCGTTTACCCGGCTCAATGTAATTTCTCCGGATTGAAATACCCTCTGGAATGGGTGAAGATTACCACCGAGGAAAACGCGCTCGATTATCTCGTCCATGATCGACGATCTGAGTGGTTCACCATGCTCGACGCTGCTTCCTACGTTGCCACGAACGATCTCGACCTCGCCAAATTCAAACCAGATTTTGTTTGCCTGtcgttttacaaaattttcggATACCCAACCGGAATTGGAGCTCTTTTAGTCAGGAACTCGTCGGCCGGTGTTCTCAGGAAGGTTTATTACGGCGGTGGAACCGTAGAGATCAGCCTCAGCTCCGACATGTTTCACTCCAAGAGACCCGTTCTCCATGAAAG ATTTGAGGACGGAACGCTGCCGTTCCTCTCGATAGCGTCACTGCGACACGGTTTCGAAGTCCTCGAAAAAATTCCTATGCAGAAAATATCCCAGCACGTATTCGGCCTAGCCAAGTGCCTGCACGATTCTCTGCTTGTGATGCACCATTCGAACGGATCGCCGATAGCGAAATTGTACTCAGACACAGCTTACGAGGACGCGAGGACTCAAGGTGGCGTCGTGACCTTCAACCTCCTTCGACCGAACGGTGAGACCGTGGGTTTCGTCGAGTTCCTGAACATGTCTAATCTTCACAAGATCCACGTGAGAACCGGATGCTTCTGTAACCCAGGTGCCTGCCAGAGGCACCTGAAACTCTCGAACGAGGAGCTGAAGGAACACTTCAGCGCCGGACACGTCTGCGGGGATGAGAGAGACCTGGTGAAGGGTAAACCGACAGGTGGAATCAGGGTTTCCTTCGGCTACATGTCGACCATGTCGGAAGTCACATCGTTAATCGAGTTGGTAAAGAAGTGCTTCCTACATGGACCGGAAGTTGAGAAAGTCCCCGACTGGTGGGGGGCGCACAGGATGAAAGTCAGGATTAGACACGGCGATGTTTCTTCGACTAGCGATCTTGCGACGATTCGTCCAAGCTCTGATCAGCACGACTTGGATGAAGGGTATTTTGAGAACGTGGTCAGAAACGGCGACGGAATTTCGACGGATGCTCGGATTGTTCTGAAGGAAGATggggaagaggaagaggatggCAGGGATGAAAAGGGGGCGAAGTGCAAGCTGAGGAGACTATATATATACCCAGTCAAGTCTTGTGCGGCGTATGAAATTCCGGAATCGTGGGTCATTGGGAACAGGGGATTGAATTACGACAGAGAATGGATGATCACGACAGCTTCGGGCGTCTGTTTGACACAGAAACAGGAGGTCAAACTCTGCTTGATAAGGCCCGTTATAAGGCGGACTGACAATGTTTTGGAACTCAACTATCCTG GCATGCCTTCGATAAAAGTCCCTTTGAAGATCGCAGTGAACGACCCAAGGCCTGCAGGGGCTGTTTGTCGGAGTAAAATATGCGGTCATAGAGTGGAAGGGACAGATTGTGGATCTGACGTTTCGGAGTGGCTAAGTTTAAGTTTGGGTCGTCCCGGGCTTAGACTAGTCAAACAAAACAGCGAGGCAAAAG tgaaaaatggaCCGGACATATCTTTCTCGAGTCAAGCTCAGTACTTGTTGATAAACCAAGCGAGCATTCGGTGGCTGGCGGAGAAAATTACCCCGGATTCCGAGTGCGATAAGGACACAATTTTGGACAGATTCAGGGGCAACATAGTCGTGGATGGCTGCGAACCATTCGATGAGATGAAATGGACGAGCATAAAAATCGGGAAGACGATGTTCCGG GTCGACGGCCAGTGCACGAGGTGTCAGATGATCTGCGTCGATCAAAACACCGGGAAAAAAACTGTGGAACCGTTGAGAACGTTGGCGGAAGAATTTCATGGTAAAATGAGATTCGGTATTTACTTGAGCAGAGAGTGTGACGGAAACGAAGTGATAAGAATCGGTGACCAGATTGCTTATCAATGA
- the LOC124179723 gene encoding migration and invasion enhancer 1 isoform X2 has product MYKSWPRKSGSCGHRKQFLEMADAIRKDVPTAEVSGSEGRQASFEVQVNGELVYSKLQTMAFPDYEAVADLAKEVSQGQPARKIKKEQPIDCVIS; this is encoded by the exons ATGTATAAAAGTTGGCCTCGGAAGAG CGGTTCTTGCGGGCATAGAAAGCAATTTTTGGAGATGGCAGACGCAATTCGCAAGGATGTTCCCACCGCGGAAGTGTCCGGAAGCGAAGGAAGACAAG CTTCGTTCGAAGTCCAGGTGAACGGTGAGCTGGTATACTCCAAACTTCAGACCATGGCTTTTCCCGACTATGAGGCCGTCGCTGATCTCGCGAAAGAAGTTTCCCAGGGTCAACCAGCACGGAAAATCAAAAAGGAGCAGCCCATAGACTGTGTCATATCTTAA
- the LOC124179723 gene encoding migration and invasion enhancer 1 isoform X1 yields the protein MSDVKINVEYCGSCGHRKQFLEMADAIRKDVPTAEVSGSEGRQASFEVQVNGELVYSKLQTMAFPDYEAVADLAKEVSQGQPARKIKKEQPIDCVIS from the exons ATGTCTGACGTAAAGATAAATGTTGAGTATTG CGGTTCTTGCGGGCATAGAAAGCAATTTTTGGAGATGGCAGACGCAATTCGCAAGGATGTTCCCACCGCGGAAGTGTCCGGAAGCGAAGGAAGACAAG CTTCGTTCGAAGTCCAGGTGAACGGTGAGCTGGTATACTCCAAACTTCAGACCATGGCTTTTCCCGACTATGAGGCCGTCGCTGATCTCGCGAAAGAAGTTTCCCAGGGTCAACCAGCACGGAAAATCAAAAAGGAGCAGCCCATAGACTGTGTCATATCTTAA
- the LOC124180682 gene encoding axoneme-associated protein mst101(2)-like has protein sequence MEENEDEPDDVKKATPVAGDIESGRKDETAGRPKATGKSKNSNSGKSPRCEKHARKPTIVKSEADCCRNKMARTSKSQKTMAVMIYSPPCNLSKLEIVPRHCLSKKEYVDMLATPSRKCPMECLGKTVMRRVRPISDRINELAQPARRLVVGTLMERGESLPPEMISNLIKSVEGSSCLTPEQAEHYFREKERHKDQKNAGKILRKKCREKPKNSKCQSPLDREAVMHQYLMAERFVRSILKWKCPIPVEEFEDIASVILRRLSFVLEYTPQGQQEDLKSQQMRFLADIIACWISGVLFEVAEEHSKELEEEKARAEEEKAAAAEDMDDDKEEEKPMTGEAEKEEEESEAEDKAEDEEQKKGKDGTEDITDKGPSEDTGTQTVKAEEEGKKDKMTDEAVDTKDNSAQVAAEKEAAEEKARLEAEAKIKQEQKEKEQEEEERKKKEEEEKARVAAEEEEDRRKKKELEEAAEKKQQEEEEAEEERKRKEAAEEEEKKRKEAAEEEEKKRKEAAEEEEKKRKEAAEEEAKKKQKEAEEEQKLKEVGLLQAIEGIGDGKLFETELPFVTFGRLIQAVFDMVTEAPEGDETDMVQNRIQRALYEKLSRLVTLESPDALTENLKDVIDVFSGKAAAWLKSALHGSEAEFLRDHPPEVESTEIRDWGKWLDRVADRAGDWANWIHRVVNEAEAKSAGSISRSDWQSWTSDTETKAMLWRRYYLETVHQAHHNRMMTADRPVVKAGKKRGIPGNADEVEVENTDLSI, from the exons ATGGAGGAGAACGAAGATGAACCCGACGATGTGAAAAAGGCGACTCCGGTTGCAGGTGACATCGAGTCTGGAAGGAAAGACGAAACGGCGGGAAGACCAAAGGCCAcgggaaaaagtaaaaattctaACAGCGGCAAGTCACCCCGTTGTGAAAAACATGCTCGCAAACCAACT ATTGTCAAGTCCGAAGCTGACTGTTGTCGTAATAAAATGGCGAGAACCTCGAAGAGCCAAAAAACTATGGCTGTCATGATCTATTCTCCACCCTGCAATCTTTCCAAACTTGAAATTGTCCCGCGGCATTGCCTGTCAAAGAAGGAATACGTAGACATGTTGGCCACCCCCAG CCGGAAGTGCCCGATGGAGTGTTTGGGGAAGACCGTTATGCGAAGAGTACGCCCAATTTCGGATCGGATCAACGAATTGGCTCAACCGGCCAGGCGATTGGTTGTTGGCACCCTAATGGAACGAGGGGAGAGCCTGCCACCTGAGATGATCAGCAATCTCATCAAGTCGGTCGAAGGGAGTTCCTGCCTCACACCCGA aCAAGCCGAGCACTATTTCCGTGAAAAAGAGCGTCACAAAGATCAAAAGAACGCGGgtaaaattttgcgaaaaaaatgcCGGGAAAAGCCGAAAAATTCCAAGTGTCAGTCGCCGTTGGACAGAGAGGCTGTGATGCACCAGTATTTGATGGCCGAGCGGTTCGTGAGGAGTATTTTGAAATGGAAATGCCCAATTCCAGTCGAGGAGTTCGAGGATATAGCGAGCGTAATTCTCCGCCGACTGAGTTTTGTCCTGGAATACACGCCGCAGGGCCAACAGGAGGACCTAAAGTCCCAGCAGATGAGGTTTTTAGCTGATATAATCGCCTGCTGGATATCCGGCGTGCTCTTCGAGGTCGCTGAAGAGCATAGCAAGGAACTTGAGGAGGAAAAAGCCCGGGCCGAAGAAGAGAAAGCTGCAGCTGCGGAGGATATGGACGATGACAAGGAGGAGGAAAAGCCTATGACGGGGGAGGCagagaaagaagaggaagaatcAGAAGCGGAAGACAAGGCGGAGGATGAGGAACAGAAAAAGGGGAAAGATGGCACGGAAGACATAACCGATAAGGGTCCAAGCGAGGACACCGGTACGCAGACCGTCAAGGCGGAAGAGGAAGGCAAGAAGGACAAAATGACAGATGAAGCCGTGGACACAAAAGACAACAGCGCGCAGGTGGCAGCAGAAAAAGAAGCAGCCGAAGAAAAGGCGAGACTGGAAGCAGAGGCCAAGATAAAGCAGGAGCAGAAGGAGAAAGAgcaggaagaggaggagaggaagaaaaaagaagaggaagagaaggCTAGAGTGGCGGCTGAGGAGGAAGAGGacagaaggaagaagaaggagcTGGAAGAAGCAGCCGAGAAG aagcagcaggaggaagaagaagcggAGGAGGAACGTAAGCGGAAGGAAGCCgcagaagaggaggagaaaaagcgGAAGGAAGCTgccgaggaggaggaaaagaagCGGAAGGAAGCCgccgaggaggaggagaagaagcgGAAGGAAGCCGCCGAGGAGGAggcgaagaagaagcagaaggagGCGGAGGAAGAGCAAAAGCTGAAAGAAGTCGGGCTGCTGCAGGCCATCGAGGGCATTGGCGACGGCAAGTTGTTCGAGACGGAACTGCCCTTCGTGACCTTCGGCCGACTGATCCAGGCGGTCTTCGACATGGTAACCGAGGCACCGGAGGGTGACGAGACAGACATGGTTCAAAACCGCATACAGAGGGCGCTGTACGAGAAACTGTCACGACTTGTGACGCTCGAGAGCCCGGACGCGCTCACGGAGAACCTGAAGGACGTGATCGACGTCTTTTCCGGTAAGGCAGCCGCCTGGCTGAAGAGCGCGCTGCACGGCTCAGAGGCTGAGTTCCTCCGCGATCATCCCCCCGAAGTTGAGTCGACCGAGATCAGGGACTGGGGAAAATGGCTGGATCGCGTAGCCGACAGAGCTGGTGATTGGGCGAACTGGATCCACCGAGTGGTCAACGAAGCCGAGGCGAAATCCGCCGGCTCCATTAGTCGTAGCGACTGGCAGAGCTGGACCAGCGATACTGAAACCAAGGCAATGCTGTGGAGGCGATACTACTTGGAGACCGTTCATCAGGCTCACCATAACAGGATGATGACAGCCGACCGACCCGTCGTCAAGGCTGGTAAAAAGCGAGGCATTCCCGGTAACGCCGACGAAGTGGAGGTGGAGAACACTGATTTGAGTATCTAG